The Coregonus clupeaformis isolate EN_2021a chromosome 39, ASM2061545v1, whole genome shotgun sequence genome contains the following window.
CAGAGACTTCTAGGGACCAGACACTTCTGAGGCAAACACCAGAGTcaaccaccctggacaacatggagggcacttctgagtcaaccaccctggacaacatgAAGGGCACTCCTGAGTCAACCACCTTGGATAACGTACACATGAGCAACACACAACCAAGACATGGTAAAATAGTCACATCCCAAGCATCCTCAAAGTGCTCCAAAGGAAAGCAAGGTTAGTAAGCATTTTGTATTCACATGTATTGATAACATCATATAACTACTAACTAGAATCCTTTGTATCATATCCTCCATTTGTCACTTTAGCAGAGCTCATTGTTAATCAGTTGTATTTTGTTTCCATTTATGAAAGCTGTGAAGGTGAGAAGCAAGTGGACAGGTGATGAAGTGAAAGCTGTTGAGCGGCATTTGCTTAATTTCATAACAAGCTGCAGAATACCAGGTAAAAAGGACTGTGACTCCTGCCTCCAAGCAGAGCCAGTAGCTCTGAAAGACAGAGACTGGGTTGCTATCAAATACTACATCCACAACAGAAATGTAGCATTAAAAAGGAAGATGAATAGATAGAACTAGAGCATGCCAACTGTAGCTCAGGTACCATTCAATTCCAATTTCAATCAGCTTCTCCTCAGATAGTGTTAATATCTGTGGGTTTCAtgttcatattattttattttccttaAATGATTTATATTGTTGGTTCTTGTACAAACATGCCACATAGGCTCGACTGTAGATCCCACATGTTTGTATGTTTATGTATAATTGAGGGCTATTAATGAGCATATGTTTGCTACTTATGGTCACATTTTTTTGGGATAACAGTTGATGATATATGTTAATACTCTGCTCTCATTGACAGGGAAAAGAGATAAACAGTACTTAAAGGGATTGTTATTGTTCCTAAGTTTTCAGAAGCACTTTGTTCTTAACCACAAGTTGTTGAATGTGGCAAGGTGTTTAAATTACTGTTAAACTATTACCATTTCAATGGGTGCTTGTAACAGGCCTTgtgtatggtaacttgcactatgtaACTATGATGTAAATCCCTATGTTATTTAGACAGGTTAGCTGAATGTACACTGTCATGTTTCATAGAAGCTGGATGCTTTAATAGAGAGTTTCTCATTCATTTCAAACATGCCATTTCTACTGCCTTGTGCATTGCAGGGAAGGAGGCAAAGTGTAGGTGGTCTATTCTGGGTGTTCAATTGATTTGTTAATTTGCATATTTTCGCTGGCACTCAATAAAAGTAAGGCATAAAGTGTTCCCTCTTTTTTTACATGAATATTGACTGCAAATGTATTGTTATAAATAACAATAATACGACTTAAACAGTAGACTGagaatatattatatttatgAGCTATGTGAACATGGATAGGCATTTCTGTTGAAGGTTACCTATCTGGTGAGCAtgattattataatattttttttaaagctttagtTAAGTATTGTACACCTAAGATTCTTATGCAGACATTTCAACATGTAACCGGAACCACGTTCAAATACAGACCCTATTTACAGGTTCTTCATAA
Protein-coding sequences here:
- the LOC123482863 gene encoding uncharacterized protein LOC123482863 isoform X1; protein product: MDQLATFLGHDIRVHREFYRLPESTLQLAKVSKLLIAIEKGRLPYLQGKGLDDIEVNPEDEVEMSDDDSSEETIADLHQCKGSTTETSRDQTLLRQTPESTTLDNMEGTSESTTLDNMKGTPESTTLDNVHMSNTQPRHGKIVTSQASSKCSKGKQAVKVRSKWTGDEVKAVERHLLNFITSCRIPGKKDCDSCLQAEPVALKDRDWVAIKYYIHNRNVALKRKMNR
- the LOC123482863 gene encoding uncharacterized protein LOC123482863 isoform X2, whose protein sequence is MDQLATFLGHDIRVHREFYRLPESTLQLAKVSKLLIAIEKGRLPYLQGKGLDDIEVNPEDEVEMSDDDSSEETIADLHQCKETSRDQTLLRQTPESTTLDNMEGTSESTTLDNMKGTPESTTLDNVHMSNTQPRHGKIVTSQASSKCSKGKQAVKVRSKWTGDEVKAVERHLLNFITSCRIPGKKDCDSCLQAEPVALKDRDWVAIKYYIHNRNVALKRKMNR